CTCCCACCCCGGCAGGGAAAACAGACAGCCGCTGAATAATTACGCTATAGTATCAGGAGCCTGTCAATGGAGGTCCGCACCAGATGCTCTGGGAGGcacaggggaaggaggaaatacAACTTCTAGCGTCTTCTGGGACAGTCATTCATGATCTGGGTCTCGGGTGAACACTCTGCTCCAAGCCATTCATGAGGGGGACGGTAGGGGGAGGGTATGGTTGGCAGGATCAAAGCCAGCATCCCAGCATCATAGAAAACACGATGCCAAGCTGAGCAGAGCTTTCCAGATGGAGGAAGCAGCCACAGTGTGAAGGGCCTAGGGTCTCAAGGACTGCTGGTCCGTCGGTTCAGGGCGTGTAGGTATAAAGACTATGCCCAGAGGAGAAGTGGAAAGTGAGTTGGGGCCCACCATGAGGGACTCGGGAGGCAGGCCAGGGCGTTAGGTGAGCAGAGAACGTGGGACAGTAAGACCGACATTTGGCGGTGGGGTTGGGGTTTGCGTTACGGAGAATGGCGGTCTCCCAAAAGAATCTGTCCACGTCCTGACCCCTGAGACCCGTGAATGTAACCTTGCTTGGAAAGAGGGCCTCTGGAGATGCAATgaaattaaagatcttgagatgaagTCATCCCAGATATGAGGTGGGCCCGATGTCCAATGACAGGTTATCCTTACAAAAGAAagagtgggacacctgggtgtctcagtcggttaagggtccgactcttgattttggctcaggtcacgatctcacggtttgtgagttcgagccctgtgtcaggctctatgctgacagcacagggcctgcttgggattctttgtctctctgcctctctctgtctcaaaaataaatacacaggagtgcctgggtggctcagtcggttagctgtctgcctttgactcaggtcatgatctcacggttcttgagtttgagccccgcatggggctctctgctgtcagtgcagagctcactttggatcctctgtccccccgacccccaccccgctctctgcccttgccctgctcgtactgtctctctttctctctcaaaaacaaaaataagcaaataaataaaaacttaaaaaaaaaacatttggaaaaagagagaggatttgagacacagacagacacagaggggaCAAGGTgacgtgaagacagaggcagagatacATTTATAAGCGAAAGAGCACCTGGAGCTGGAAGCATCCTGGGAGGATCCTCCTCTAGAACCTTCTGAGGGAGCGTGGCCTAGCCAACACTTTGATTCTGGACTTCCCGCCTCCAGAACGCTGAGAAAATTCCGGATGTTTTAAGCTGgttagtttgtggtaatttttaaaaagtgtttatttttgaggggggtgaggggcaggagagagggagagacagagaatcccaagcagatgtcagcacggaggccaccgtggggctcgaactcatgaaccacaggatcatgacctgagccaaagtcagacgctcgaccgactgagccacccaggcgccccccgggtGGTAATTTGTAATGGCATCTCTGGGAACGTGAGGGTGGCACTTTCCTTCCTACCACCTTACGGGGGTGTCCTTGAGGCTGGAGACCAGGCCTTGTTCCCGGGGAAGCCTTGCTGCTGGGCCTACTGCTAAGGGCTGGTCGGAGACCAGGAACCACACCagttattttaacagagagaatttaatgtataaacttgttaaCGAGGCGCTGAGAACCTGAAAAGGCAAACAGAGAATGCTAGGTATCAGGGAGGGGGGAAGCTGCCACTCACCCCCTTGCTAGGGTAACGCAGGGGGCCCGTAGGAATGCTTCAAACTTAGCAGCTTGGAGGAGGGGCCCCAGGGTCCCAGCCTGATGAGGAGAAGCAGAAAAGGAGGTGTTTGGGGTCAGCTTCCCGGAACGGGCAGGGCCACACTTAGAGTGAGGCAGAGCATGTCCTCTCTGACCTGAAACCCTCCGACGGCCCCCATCTCACTCCAGCTAAGGTTAGCCAAGGTCTTAACCAGAAAGCTGTGCACTGTGGAAACATCACTACCTCTCTGAgcccatttctttctcctcttcctcctcctcctccttcttcttcttctaaagtCTATccatgtattttgagagagaacacacaagtgggggaagggcacagagagagggagagagagggaagtccaagcaggctccaccctgtcagcgcagagcctgacgtgggtctcagtctcatgactgtgagatcatgacctgaaccgaaatcaagagtcagatgcttaactgactgagccccccaggcgccccgtctctGAGCCCATTTCTTATCACTCCCTCCACTCCCCGCGCTGGCCTGTTAGCCATTCTCCAATGTGCCAGATTCACTGTAGGGCCTCTGCACTGGCTGTTCCTTGGTCCGGCCCATGCTTGTTCGAGACTGTCAACACTTCTGCCGTGGTTGTGGCCATCCAGGCCGTGCTGTCCCTGTAGATCTTTGGCTGCACCACTGGTGCTGTCCTGGGCTCTGGAGATGGGGTCACCCACACTGCACACCTGCCCAGGCCACCCTGCGTCCGGACCTGGCTGCCCAAGACGTGATGAATTACCTCACGAACGTCCTCTTGGAGCATGGCTACAGCTTTAGCACAGTGGCCGAGTGGGAAATCATGTATGACGTCACAGAGATGATGTGCTATGTCACCTTGGACTTGGTGCGGGAGCTGGCCAGCAGCCTGTCATCCTCCTCCCTGGAGAAAAGCAATGAGCTGCCCACAGGTGGGGATCACCATCAGCGCTGCCCCGAGGCGCTCTTTCAGCCCTCCCTCCTGGGGAATCCTGGAGACCTCCTTCAACTCCATCAAGAAGTTGTCATGATACTGACATCCGGAAGGACCTCTTCGCTGACACGGTGCTGCCTGGTGGGGCCACCACGTATCTGGTTGTCATTTCCGTCTTGCTGGTCCCATGGGGCTGGGAAAGTCTGAGCCTTAGGACccacttccctttctttcttaaaaaatttttttttaggggcgcctgggtggctcagtcggttaagcggccgacttcggctcaggtcatgatctcgcggttcgtgagttcaagccctgcgtcaggctctgtgctgatggctcagagcctggagcttgtttcagattctgtgtctccctctctctctgaccctcccccgttcatgctctgtctctctgtctcaaaaataaataaacgttaaaaaaaaattaaaaaaaattttttaaatgtttatttatttttgagggggtggggaggggcagagagagggagacacagaatccgaagcaggctccaggctctgagctgtcagcacagagcccatcgtggagcttgaactcacgaaacgcgaggtcatgacctgggccaaagtcagacacgcaacgaactgagccacccagacgcccctcttttttttttttttttttttagattttatttttaagtaatcctttCAGCCAatatgggccttgaactcacaaccccgaggtctAGTGTCATATGTTCCACTgtctgagctagccaggtgccccctgtctactttcctttcttttttttttttttaaactttatttattttgagagagagagagagagagagagcacacacaagcagggcatggacagagaaagagagattgagagagaaagagagaatcccaagcaggctccggtctgacagcacaaaacccaatgcggggctcgatctcacaagctgtgagatcatgacctgggccgagatcaagagtcagatgcttaaccgactgagccccccaggcgcccctccactttgTTTTCTTAACTGGTGTTTTCCTGCCAGAATGCCGTGGGGTGTTACTTGCCCTGAGTTGAAAAATGGTTTGCATTTACACCTGTACATTTATTCCTCCTTTTAATTTATGTAAGGTTTTTGTATGCAATTCTCAATTCTTCAAGAGATGACGATAAATTTTGGTGTTCTACTGTCATGTGAGAACTTTAGGCCCCAGCGCTACATCATCGCGTGAGGAAAATAAAGTTCTGcagtaaaccagaaaaaaaaaattagacagtGCCCAGCAATTTTGTTTGCAAAGGCTCCAGACTTTGGGCTGTTACTAAGGGCTGTGATACCTTGTTCTCAAGAAACTTTTCTAAGAAAAAGGTGTGCAATTTCTTTTGGGGACTGTGTCAGGAAGATTTGGGGTGGAAGTGACAGAAATCGAACTTAAATTGGTCTAGGcacaaaggtgggggggggcagatttACTGGCTCATATAACTGCAAAGGCTGAAGTAGATTAACTTTGGGCATTTCTGGGGCCAGGAGCTCTAATGATCTCACCGGGATGTCAGCTAGAGGGACAATATGGTGAAGTccttcctggaggtggtgggaAGGATAAGGCGACCCTTTCAGAACTCTTTTCCCTTATGAGGTTATAGAAATGagaaatgtcatttctttctttcttttttttaaattttttttaatgtttatttatttttgagacagagagagacagagcatgaatgggggaggggcagagagagagggagacacagaatcggaagcaggctccaggctctgagccgtcagcccagagcccgacgtggggctcgaactcacggaccgcgagatcatgacctgagccgaagtcggacgctcaaccgactgagccacccaggcgccccgagaaatgtCATTTCTATAGAGATAGAAATTACGCTCAGATGCTGCTGGTGAGGCTGGACACGGGATGGGAAGAATTAAGAGCTATTTTCTTCCAGGCTACTGATCTCAGccttccctctgataaccatcagtttagAAGAGCTGCACACTCACGAACTCATGCTGGTTTCCAAagcacccccaacacacacacacacacacacacacgcacacctgcATTGATGCCACAGCTGTGAAGGATCTGATGGCTCTTCTGCAGACATTTTCTGGCCTTTGGAGAAAGCGTAAAGAGTCACAGAAGATGCAGATACCAGCAGGGGCTGGGAGCCGGCGAGCAGACCTAACCATGAACGAGGGGCAGCTGACTCTCACAGGGCTTTTGCACCTGTGAGAAATCTtcatttcattccttcattctaCACAAGGGGGAACAGAGTCCCAGAGCAGAGAAATGACGTGCATAAAAGCCACACCATGAGACAACAGCAGGCAGAGACTTACCACCTGTGGACCCCCTGGACAGTGTGCcttgcttcctccttcccctttccccggAGGTCGGTGCTCTCATTGTGCTGCCCTTTCTGGCTGCCCAGGGCTGGAGGTCAGAGTCAGAGGGGAGCTGAGGAGAAGTAGTTCAGCACATTTGCCCCAAACCTTTCCTTGTCTGCGTCTTCTCCCTTCTGACAAGAGCCTAGATGCTATAgattgtgtgtctgtgtcccctcccccacaaattcatttgttgaaagcTATTTCCCCAATGTGAGGGGgttaggaggtgggacctttggaaggtgattaggtcgTGGGGGTGGAGCCCTCACAATGGGATTACTGCCCTTttaaaagagactccagagagctcaTCTGTCCCTTCTGCCAGTTGAGGTTATAGGGCAAAGACGGTGCTTACGAACCAGTAAGAGGGCTCTCACCCGACATGGAATCTACTagtcttgatcttggactttccaacttctagaatcatgagaaatacatttctgttgcttataaaccacccagtctatggtattttgctatAAGGCAGCCCACACTAAGAGACTAGAGGTGGTAGTTGGTCAGTTAAGCAGCCCTCAGCTCTGCCCAGAATGCCCTCCTCATCTTCCTTCTAATGgataattctttcttttgttttttaatgtttttatttattttttgagacagagagagagacagagcatgagcaggggaggggcagagagagagagagggagaagtgggctccaggctccaagctgacagcacagagcccgacgcggggctcgaacccacaaaccgcgagatcatgacctgagctgaagtcggacgcttaaccgactgagccacccaggcacccccgtggATAATTCTCTCTAATCCTTCAAAGCCTTAGCTCAGTAATAACTTCTTCGGGAAGCTCCCCCTTCAACTGAGTCTTCCTGCTGTGCTTACAGAGCACACCCAGGACTCTCCAGTGTCGGTGGCCACACCACCCTGGGGAGTCTGTGACTGCATCTTTCTCCCTGCACTGTGCATTCCCCAAGAGCGGAGCTTGTCTCGTTCATTCTGTGTTCCCACTTCCTAGTCAGAAAGCTTAGTTTTGCCTGCACAGTCTCATCCCTCCTCATGACAACCATGTAACACAGACGTGAGAAAAGATGAAGAGATGCGCGGTAACTTGCCTGAGATCCCATAAGTAGCAAAAGGTTGAGGTGCTGTTGAATCTAGGCAGTCTGATTTCAGAGTCCGGGCTCCAGACCACGGAGACCCCACGCGTTCAATAAAggcttgttgaatgaattaaggggcttctttctttctctgtagccAGCACCTAGCACCTAAGGTTTGACACTGGTAAGAACCAACATTGCCGCCACAACCACCTTTACGGAAGCttattaagtgccaggcactatgctcgGCATTTTGCGTATACTGGATTAATCGCACGTTACCATTGAAACAAATTGCTGCGAACTTAGTGCCTTAGAATAACAAATTTATTTCcctacagttctggagatcagaagccTGAAGTATGTTTCAATGGGCTAAACTCAAGGTGCTGGCCGGCAggcctgtgttccttctggaagctctagggaaGAAaccatttttgtgctttttcttgcTTCTAGAGGCCAATTGCGCTCATGgcttcttcctccatcttcaaagatgCCAGTTGTAGTGTAGAATCTTCTCTCATACCTGATCTCCATTTCcatccttccatttttctctctctgaccctgatcctcctgcttccctcttataaagacccttgtgattatattaGCCACCCCCCccataatccaggataatctttctACCTCCAGATCTTTAATCACATAGACAAAGCCTCCTTTGCCATATTAAGCAATATATTCGCAGTTTCTGGAGACtgggacatggacatctttggggaaaaTTGTGCAGTCTACGACATATACCATCTCATTTAACCCTTGTACAGTAATGCTGTGACATAGTGGTACAAGCTCCACTTAATAGGAGTGGAAGATGTGTGGCACACAGGGGGTGCGCATAAGTGTTCGTGGGGATGATCTGGTGTGACAGCTGATTGATAATACATTGTTCTTCACTGGACAGAAGGTCCTGAAGGATGTATCCAGTCCTGTGTCTTCCCTAAAATCTCCTCTACAATCCTCCTGGCCCACCCTGGGGCAGGTGGACGCTCCGTCAGAGTGCTTAGCACTTAATTGTTTCCCTGGCCTGACTCTTCTCCCAGTGAGATCACTATCTCCTTCAGGGAAATTGTATTCCTAATTCTTTGTCTCTTCCCATGATGCCCTGGGCTTTTCACagacttcattttctctcttgtaGTCCTTGAAAGGAGGGAGTATGtgtccattttgcagaagagCAAAGTGAGGCTCAGGTTACATGCagggtcatttcttttttttttttttaacattttatttatttttgagagagacagagacagagacagagtacaagtgggggaggggcagagagagagggagacacagaatctgaagcaggctccaggctctgagctgccagcacagagcccgacgcggggctcgaactcatgaactgagagatcatgacctgagctgaagtcagatgcttaaccgactgagccacccgggcgccccgggtCATTTCTTGATAGATGCTGGTTGATGGACTCTGTCTTGCTTCCaactctttacttctttttttttttttttttaacgtttttttttttttgagacagagagagacagagcatgaacggggtgggaggggtggtcagagagagggagacacagaatccgaaacaggctccaggctctgagctgtcagcacagagcccgacgcggggctcaaactcacagaccgcgagatcatgacctgagctgaagtcggacgcttaaccgactgagccacccaggcgccccccaactctTTACTTCTAACGTCAGCATGAGGGACTCTACATTCTCAGCAGCCTCTGACCCTCtgactcagctctgccacttgactggattttgttttctctttcactttcacTAATCTCTGGATATTCTTCCTGtggtgtatgtacacacacacacacacacacacacacacacacatacgcacacactcCGGCCCCCAGAATCTTCCCAGGACTGGCATCTTTATGGAGCTCTTACCCCTTGTCCCCccatcttcatctgtaaaatggtcatCTTAGCCACACTTTACATCCTTTTTCTTGCACACAGCCACCAACTTACACATCCCTCATGGCACAGCTTTTTCTACCTTTGGAAATGACAATAAATtaatctactttttcttttagtagAAACCCCTTGCAATCACCCTGGCGGTGATTAAGAGGGTCAGgtctggaatcagactgcctgggCTAGAACCCAAGCTTTCCTAGTCATTAACTAAGAAAGCATATTAATTCCTCTGAGCTCTgtttcctcactttttaaaaaaaataagtatgtttttttgtttgtttgtttatagagcacaaacaggggagaggcagagagagagagagagaatcctaagcagggatTCAGagtagagcctgacgcggggctcgaacccacaaactgtgagatcatgacctgagccgaatcaagtcggatgcttaaccgactgacccacccaggtgcccctgttccctcatttaaaaaatgaaaaacaataaacagtatttttctcACATATCTGGCAGATGTTATTTTTTGAAGGTAAGATTTGTTTAGAGGTCACTGCTTCTGCCCCTTGCTGCCTTTTTTCCATCACCCATACCCCATTCTCTCATCGTGCTGCTTGTCAACACAAGGCATCTGGAAGGGGTGGTGACATCAGTCATGTAcgctttgggggggggtgttaatCTGCTGTGTCTCTTCCCAGGGCCATTTTTCCTTGCAGCCTCATTTGCAATCACAGATGGGAGGTCCAGACCATCTGCTAATGGGAATTAGGTCACGGATGGTCAGATGAGGGAGGCACTGGGGAGGGGCACTCCTCATACCTGTAGTGTCCCACCAAATAGATAACCATCTTCCAGTCATCCTTGCTTTTTTCCGTCACGTGTTGGcttggtgggggagaggaagtgtTGGCACCTGGAGGAGGTTTGATAGAAGGCATTCCTGGATGACTTCATCTCTGGGCCTTGCCTCTCAAAATTCCAGCCAAATCAGTTCTACCGTTTAAGGGATGGAAGTGGGGTCAGCATTCCAGAAGTTCCTTGTCATACCCAGGCTTTTAATCAGATGATACTGGAGAATTAGCATCCTAGTGCAGGCAGTtgtgagagggtggggaggggtctcaAAGGTCCCTGCTGCATGGTTGTCTTTCCTGCCAGACCTGGGTTGAGGAGAGCGAGACCTCTTGGTTGAGTTTGCTCAGAACCATCAGAACCACGGACAGCGGTCAGGGTACCCTGAAGACCCGCAGCGGCGCAGGGTGCAGAGAGCAGAGCCCGTGCCGAGTTACAGGCAGGCGAGGGGAGGGAAGACGCGCTCCGGTGGCGGGGGGTTGGCTGGGACTGTTCTGGCTCTGAGTCACCCCGTGCGCCCCGTACTTGCGTCGTGGGGCCTCGGAACGCTGGAGTTGTGTCTGCCTTCTCCGAGaatggttgggggtggggaggagaggcccTGGGAGTTTTGCAGGAAAGGAGGCAGCGCGAGGCGAAGGACCTGTTGGTGTCCCCCGCGCGCTCCCGCCCCCCGGCCGGGCCCATTGCTATACAAGGCCTGCTCTCCCCAGCATCCACCCCCAGCGAGTATGGTCGCAGGCGCGGAGGGGTACATTCCCCCGCCCTGAGCTCAGCGTGCCGGAATGCGGCCGATAAATCAGAGATAACCCCAGGCCCGGGATAAAAGGCCGAGGTTGTCCTAGGATCCGGGAGAGCGTCCGCCGGCCTCTAGGAGGTGAGACGTGACCCGGAACACAGCGCAGCGGCAGCGGCAACGATCTCTTTCTCTCCGGTGACATGGACCCCAAGACGGCGCTGCTCCGGgccctcctgctcctcctgtTCTTGCACCTGTCGCCACTAGGAGGTCGCTCCCACCCGCTgggcggccccggccccgcctcgGAAGCGTCCGCAATACAGGTGAGAGAGCTTCAGCCTGCGAAAAGGCTGCTGTGGGTAGCAGCAGTTAAACGGGTCCTGAGCTATTGTCCCAAAAGGTCCTCAGCCCCCCTAGCGAATTAGTGATAAGGGATTAGAAAGCAACCGGATTGGGTGCCAGGACCCCTACCTAAGGTGGTTGGTTCATCTCAGCTCCGTCTAGGGCGGTTTGGCCAGGTGCCGGTTGCTGAGGCTGGGGCTGTCCCCACGCATTGCAGGAGCTGCTGGACGGTCTGCGGGACACAGTTTCAGAGCTGCAGGAAGTCCAGATGGCCCTGGGACCCCTCCAGCAGGGCCACAGCCCTGCAGAATCCTGGGAGGCCCAGGAGGAACCCCCTGCGCGGGTCCTTGCGCCCCGTGACAATGTCCTCCGGGCCCTGAGACGACTAGGCAGTTCCAAGATGATGCGTGATTCAAGGTGCTTTGGCCGGAGGCTGGACCGGATTGGCTCCCTCAGTGGCCTGGGCTGCAATGGTaagccccctccctgccagcttgatccccctgccccactcctatGGGTCCCACCATCGGAACCACTTCTGGGTTTATTGTCTCTGGGAACCACATTCTGAGAAAAAGACACTTGGGCTTTACTCTCTCTTGCTGACAGTGCTTAGGGCCAAGGGGCACCTTTCTAGAAATATTAAATGTGGACATCATTCGTTACTATGTCCACGAGTCCCTACCACCTTCTCTTGCCTCGCTGACCAAAAGGGGCAGAGTCGCCTTAGGATGGAATCCAGTCATTCTCTGGCTGCATCTCCTTGGAGCAGAAAGACTCGTAAACGTTTTCCTCCTGGTTTCCCCCAGCCTGTCTATAGCCTCAAAGGCAGAGGACGGGATCACCAGGGCAGCAATAAtttccagtttacagatgaggagact
Above is a window of Panthera uncia isolate 11264 chromosome C1 unlocalized genomic scaffold, Puncia_PCG_1.0 HiC_scaffold_4, whole genome shotgun sequence DNA encoding:
- the NPPB gene encoding natriuretic peptides B, coding for MDPKTALLRALLLLLFLHLSPLGGRSHPLGGPGPASEASAIQELLDGLRDTVSELQEVQMALGPLQQGHSPAESWEAQEEPPARVLAPRDNVLRALRRLGSSKMMRDSRCFGRRLDRIGSLSGLGCNVLRRH